In one Solanum dulcamara chromosome 1, daSolDulc1.2, whole genome shotgun sequence genomic region, the following are encoded:
- the LOC129887103 gene encoding glucan endo-1,3-beta-glucosidase 8-like: MAHIKILIWACCLALSTSFAYGLGVNWGTQAAQTLHPTTIVQMLKDNKIDKVKLFDSDHWAVKYFAGTGIEVMLGIPNNQLEKFADDYDFAKEWVKNNVSSHLYDGGVSIKFVAVGNEPLLKSYNGSFLKSTFPALQNVQKALNAAGLGDKIKATIPQNADVYESGDSGPSQGDFRSDIRELMQKICRFFKDNNAPFLVNIYPFLSLHENKHFPIEFAFFDGQAKPIRDNGITYTNMFDANLDTLVVSMKKASCSGVKIIVGEIGWPTDGDINGNITLAKKFYSGLFKKMATKKGTPLYPGYIEYYLFSLTDENQKSIQPGNFERHWGIFRYDGKPKFPMDFTGQGHEAMPIGAKNIKYLENKWCVLNKYAENMGKLPSSVQYACSMSDCTAMTYGGSCNKLDADGNVSYAFNMYFQMNGQDVESCVFDGLAQIVEKNASVNNCLFPIGLESAGVRIGLDAMLNILVGFFLFLTLL, translated from the exons ATGGCTCATATTAAGATTTTGATATGGGCATGTTGCTTAGCGCTATCGACTAGTTTTGCGTATGGTCTTGGTGTCAATTGGGGTACACAAGCTGCACAAACATTGCACCCTACAACAATTGTTCAAATGCTTAAAGATAACAAGATTGATAAAGTCAAATTGTTTGATTCTGATCATTGGGCTGTCAAGTACTTTGCTGGTACTGGAATTGAGGTCATGCTTGGAATACCAAATAATCAATTGGAAAAGTTTGCAGATGATTATGACTTTGCCAAGGAATGGGTGAAAAATAATGTTAGCTCACATTTGTATGATGGAGGTGTTAGTATCAA GTTTGTGGCAGTTGGAAATGAACCGTTGCTGAAATCATACAATGGTTCATTCTTGAAATCAACATTTCCAGCTTTACAAAATGTACAAAAGGCCTTAAATGCAGCTGGCCTTGGTGACAAAATCAAAGCTACCATCCCACAAAACGCCGACGTTTATGAGTCCGGTGATTCGGGTCCATCACAGGGCGATTTCCGATCGGACATACGGGAACTAATGCAAAAGATTTGTCGTTTCTTCAAAGACAACAACGCCCCTTTCCTCGTAAATATTTACCCTTTCCTTAGTCTACACGAAAATAAACATTTCCCTATAGAATTCGCATTTTTCGATGGTCAAGCGAAGCCAATACGTGACAATGGAATAACATACACTAATATGTTCGATGCAAATTTGGACACATTAGTTGTGTCAATGAAAAAAGCAAGTTGTTCAGGTGTGAAGATAATTGTTGGAGAAATTGGTTGGCCAACGGATGGTGATATAAATGGAAACATCACATTGGCCAAAAAATTTTATAGTGGACTTTTCAAGAAAATGGCTACAAAGAAAGGAACACCACTATACCCTGGATATATTGAgtattatttatttagtttaaCAGATGAAAATCAAAAAAGTATTCAACCAGGAAATTTTGAACGTCATTGGGGTATTTTTAGGTATGATGGAAAGCCTAAATTTCCAATGGATTTCACAGGACAAGGACATGAAGCAATGCCTATTGGTGCAAAGAATATTAAGTATTTGGAGAACAAATGGTGTGTATTGAACAAATATGCTGAAAATATGG GTAAACTACCTTCAAGTGTACAATATGCTTGCTCTATGTCAGATTGTACAGCAATGACATATGGAGGATCATGCAACAAGTTAGATGCAGATGGAAatgtttcatatgcattcaacATGTATTTCCAGATGAATGGTCAAGATGTGGAGTCTTGTGTTTTTGATGGATTGGCACAAATTGTGGAGAAAAATGCTTCTGTTAATAATTGCCTATTCCCTATTGGTTTGGAGAGTGCTGGAGTAAGAATTGGTTTGGATGCAATGCTTAACATTCTTGTTggtttcttcctctttttgaCACTTCTCTaa